Proteins co-encoded in one Parascardovia denticolens DSM 10105 = JCM 12538 genomic window:
- a CDS encoding Maf family protein, whose protein sequence is MDDLFRILDRPPLSLILASQSPSRRRLLLNAGIRPTISLSHVDEGEALARAAASAGIGLADMPAAMRVEILSQAKARAVARTYSDIAQALREAEDGADGLMEFYRPQFGGSGSASSAVSKTSGISGTSEAPAISAVSQPKAQSLHDFLQADPGYAGLHRLYGAGPLVLGADSLFALNGHVFGKPHSPEVARDRLRLMRGQTGVLWTGHCLIDPFSGREERAVSQARVHFADYTDADIEVYIASGEPLEVAGCFTLEGLGSAFIDSVSGDPSGVMGLSLPLLRKMLGRFDLPWPALWNMAKSRGRLELATDSLSDSNSDSASSSAAATSQAPAFRDYLSGKDRRAAVNVPDGNINQPGDGWIDCPCGHRHWGLNGAAGLLLVRRDPATGSPTHVVLQHRAAWSAEGGTWGVPGGALSDGENPLEGALRESGEEAGISAGDLAIRAAYREDHGPWAYTTVIAFEKPGRQVHPYASDDESTEVAWIPLERIPDLRLLSAFAQDWPHFLATINRLAPAES, encoded by the coding sequence ATGGACGACCTTTTCCGCATCCTGGACCGGCCCCCGCTTTCCCTCATCCTGGCCTCCCAGTCCCCCTCCCGCCGCCGGCTCCTGCTCAACGCGGGCATCCGGCCTACCATCAGCCTTTCCCATGTGGATGAAGGCGAGGCTCTGGCCCGGGCGGCCGCATCCGCCGGCATCGGTTTGGCGGATATGCCCGCGGCCATGCGGGTGGAGATCCTTTCCCAAGCCAAGGCGAGGGCGGTGGCCCGGACTTACTCCGACATCGCCCAGGCCCTGCGGGAGGCGGAAGACGGAGCCGATGGCCTGATGGAATTCTACCGGCCCCAATTCGGTGGATCCGGTTCCGCGTCTTCTGCGGTTTCTAAGACTTCCGGAATTTCTGGGACTTCCGAGGCCCCCGCGATTTCCGCAGTTTCGCAGCCGAAAGCCCAATCCCTGCATGATTTTCTCCAGGCCGACCCCGGTTACGCCGGCCTCCACCGGCTTTATGGGGCCGGGCCTTTGGTCTTGGGGGCCGATTCGCTTTTCGCCCTGAATGGGCACGTCTTCGGCAAGCCACACAGCCCTGAGGTGGCCCGGGATCGGCTTCGTCTCATGCGCGGCCAGACCGGCGTCCTGTGGACCGGGCATTGCCTGATCGACCCTTTCAGCGGAAGGGAGGAAAGGGCCGTCAGCCAGGCCCGGGTGCATTTCGCCGATTACACCGACGCCGACATCGAGGTCTACATCGCCTCCGGGGAGCCTTTGGAAGTGGCCGGATGCTTCACTTTGGAAGGTCTGGGGTCCGCCTTCATCGACTCCGTTTCCGGTGACCCCAGCGGGGTGATGGGCCTGAGCCTGCCTTTGCTGAGGAAGATGCTCGGCCGTTTCGACCTGCCCTGGCCCGCCTTGTGGAACATGGCGAAGTCGCGGGGGAGGCTTGAGCTGGCCACTGATTCGCTTTCCGACTCCAACTCCGATTCCGCCAGCTCCTCCGCCGCAGCTACCAGCCAAGCGCCCGCCTTCCGCGATTATCTGTCCGGGAAAGACCGCCGAGCCGCCGTGAACGTGCCGGATGGGAACATCAACCAACCCGGCGATGGATGGATCGACTGCCCGTGCGGCCACCGGCACTGGGGTCTGAACGGGGCCGCCGGCCTTCTTCTGGTCCGCCGGGACCCTGCCACCGGCTCGCCCACCCATGTGGTCCTGCAACATCGGGCCGCCTGGTCGGCCGAAGGGGGAACCTGGGGAGTGCCGGGCGGGGCCTTGTCCGATGGGGAGAACCCCCTGGAAGGGGCCTTGCGGGAAAGCGGGGAGGAAGCAGGCATCTCCGCCGGCGACCTGGCCATCCGCGCGGCCTATCGCGAAGACCACGGACCCTGGGCCTACACCACCGTCATCGCCTTCGAAAAACCCGGCCGGCAGGTCCATCCTTACGCCAGCGACGATGAAAGCACGGAGGTCGCCTGGATCCCCCTTGAAAGGATACCCGACCTGCGGCTTCTGTCCGCCTTCGCCCAGGATTGGCCGCATTTCCTGGCCACCATCAATCGTCTGGCCCCGGCAGAATCCTGA
- a CDS encoding fumarylacetoacetate hydrolase family protein, producing MRIARFSHDDSVSYAFVQKDANDRKDYLVELTGYPFGPNPVEPTGRRFEVEGEGIRLLAPIIPSKVYGLAKNYQKAGASQAEREEAARQPAVIFTKPSTSVIGPDDPIVLPSFAHAMNFEPEVAVIMGRITKKVTPAEAMDYVLGYTCVNDVTLTDIAAEDPTWTRAKGFDTSCPLGPWIETDLDYADAQIFFNLNGVGVPEASGSTAGLIHSIPEQIAEISRFSTLLPGDVIMTGTPYAAGSLKPGDETLVTVRGLGSLRNVVVQGD from the coding sequence ATGAGAATCGCACGCTTCAGTCATGATGACTCCGTCTCCTATGCCTTCGTCCAGAAAGACGCGAACGACCGGAAGGATTATCTGGTCGAGTTGACCGGCTACCCCTTCGGTCCGAATCCTGTGGAGCCGACCGGGCGGCGCTTCGAGGTGGAAGGGGAGGGGATCCGCCTCCTGGCCCCCATCATCCCATCCAAGGTCTACGGTCTGGCGAAGAACTATCAGAAGGCTGGGGCCAGTCAGGCTGAGCGGGAAGAGGCTGCCCGGCAGCCAGCCGTGATCTTCACCAAGCCTTCCACTTCCGTCATCGGCCCTGATGACCCCATCGTCCTGCCTTCTTTCGCCCATGCCATGAATTTTGAGCCGGAAGTGGCCGTGATTATGGGCCGGATCACCAAGAAGGTGACCCCGGCCGAGGCCATGGATTACGTCTTGGGTTACACCTGCGTCAACGACGTCACCTTGACCGACATCGCCGCTGAAGACCCCACCTGGACCCGGGCCAAAGGGTTCGACACCTCCTGCCCTCTCGGCCCCTGGATCGAGACCGACTTGGATTACGCCGACGCCCAGATCTTCTTCAATCTCAACGGGGTCGGCGTGCCTGAGGCTTCGGGGTCGACGGCCGGGCTCATCCATTCCATCCCCGAACAGATCGCGGAGATCTCCCGCTTCTCCACCTTGCTGCCCGGCGATGTGATCATGACCGGCACCCCTTACGCCGCCGGCTCCCTCAAGCCGGGCGATGAGACCCTGGTGACCGTGCGAGGACTGGGGTCTTTGCGCAACGTCGTGGTGCAAGGCGACTGA
- a CDS encoding alpha/beta hydrolase, with product MPFSRFRAAAVMKDGQSFLIKGLAFLLAVCLLPVFASCGPEEAGSPEAGQSGPTWQSGQEGPDDQEGPGGKSGEDQARKKAEAEAEAKARAAQAGRELKDYQDLVRALQAKTKKRLTGIQTYRPTPDSYSHLLPVDQRGKVEKVTYTTTYQGKEYRKAAEVYLPAGYEGRPWMKYNVMYIMHGYSGGFTAYLGKTGTGSTAGIKLLLDHMIADKSLAPAIFVFPEYYPDRSFYGESYLPDGPLVKRFAQHELFHDLVPAVEGHYRTYTTRFDKAGYRASRLHRAFGGFSMGSAATWYSFQYDLDKMAYFLPVAQSSWALHPHGGLTDPAGTASVLSSAVSGQGLTAKDFLIAGGAGTQDVTYLYMRYQVTEMRKHPAVFTPANLEFGPAMGMGHTRAALINILHQNLPFMFLNTQV from the coding sequence ATGCCTTTTTCGCGATTTCGCGCCGCTGCCGTCATGAAGGACGGCCAGTCTTTCCTGATCAAAGGCTTGGCCTTCCTTCTTGCGGTCTGCCTCCTGCCGGTCTTCGCTTCCTGCGGTCCTGAAGAGGCCGGTTCCCCGGAAGCGGGTCAATCCGGGCCCACTTGGCAAAGTGGCCAAGAGGGGCCCGACGACCAAGAGGGGCCAGGCGGCAAAAGCGGCGAAGACCAGGCCCGCAAGAAAGCCGAAGCCGAGGCGGAGGCCAAGGCCCGCGCGGCCCAAGCGGGTCGTGAGCTCAAAGATTATCAGGATCTGGTCCGCGCCTTGCAGGCCAAGACGAAAAAACGGCTGACTGGTATCCAAACCTACCGGCCAACCCCGGACTCCTACTCCCACCTCCTGCCGGTGGACCAGCGGGGGAAGGTGGAGAAAGTCACCTACACCACCACCTACCAAGGGAAGGAATACCGGAAGGCGGCCGAAGTCTATCTGCCCGCCGGCTACGAAGGCAGGCCTTGGATGAAGTACAACGTCATGTACATCATGCACGGCTACAGCGGCGGATTCACAGCCTACCTGGGCAAGACGGGGACCGGGTCCACCGCCGGCATCAAACTCCTGCTGGACCACATGATCGCCGACAAATCCTTGGCCCCGGCCATCTTCGTCTTCCCCGAATATTATCCGGACCGATCCTTCTACGGGGAGAGCTACCTGCCTGACGGGCCTTTGGTCAAGCGGTTCGCCCAGCATGAGCTCTTCCACGACCTGGTCCCGGCCGTCGAAGGCCATTACCGCACGTATACCACCCGCTTCGACAAGGCCGGGTATCGGGCCAGCCGCCTGCACCGGGCTTTCGGCGGGTTCTCCATGGGGTCGGCCGCCACCTGGTACAGCTTCCAATACGATTTGGATAAAATGGCCTACTTCCTACCGGTCGCCCAAAGCTCCTGGGCCTTGCATCCCCACGGCGGCCTCACGGATCCGGCGGGAACGGCCAGCGTGCTCTCCTCGGCCGTGAGCGGGCAGGGGCTGACAGCCAAGGATTTCCTCATCGCCGGCGGGGCGGGGACCCAGGACGTCACTTACCTCTATATGCGGTATCAGGTGACCGAAATGCGCAAGCATCCGGCCGTTTTCACTCCGGCCAACCTGGAGTTCGGACCGGCCATGGGCATGGGACATACGCGGGCTGCCCTGATCAACATCCTTCACCAGAACCTGCCTTTCATGTTCCTCAACACCCAGGTTTGA
- a CDS encoding Cna B-type domain-containing protein, protein MVALVSAIAMLVAVFFAAPRVTYAVELSDNIITDASLTKKEVNSNGSTTDLVMNFKLPNNKIKAGDTSTISLPEGFVFNRSIDFDVKSSDGNVVAHAHMDEKTGKLTMTYTDYVEKNSDITGRIVASVKADKQHNTNYTTTPFNIDVNGHTVNAGEITYGKWTGDNPEEVLSKWASINVTDNTLQYWVRINGKGIDLHGVTISDQLKSTGMTYDKDSFTFIEGKFFINKAGGLEMNGGRDVTSRYKNAIKFNDTNTAFSVPLGDIGTNGYYIKYTVKLNHTPVNHEAFDNKIRMTYPGQTEKHEYTNRTTWETASGEANGYNYSIKINKKGEDGKALAGAKFTVTRDRSGETVGTMTTDANGAASLENLLRDDYTLTETEAPAGYQKADPVKVTADELNNEAKSYSVCITDRVTDTSVKVVKKWDDADNQDGKRPSSVKVQLYADGQTSGEPVVLNTANGWSHEFTGLKEYNQGQRIVYTVKEVDAPEGYTATVSGSAADGFTITNKHTPAVTSLSGSKTWNDKDDQDGKRPGSITVNLLADGRKVKSVKATAAGGWKYSFADVPVYANGRKIVYTVSEDLVKGYTPSVKGLDIENSYTPGQTSVSVVKKWDDHDDQDGSRPASVQVQLYADGQASGSPVVLNAANEWTYRFTGLAVNKAGRKIAYTVKEVDAAQGYTATVSGSAADGFTITNKHTPVVPPTPRKPSKPVTPRHPVLAKTGVNAMVFAIASLALLLTAGVALSLRRRLQ, encoded by the coding sequence ATGGTGGCATTGGTGTCCGCCATCGCCATGCTTGTGGCAGTTTTCTTCGCTGCCCCTCGTGTCACCTATGCGGTTGAGCTTTCGGACAACATCATCACCGATGCGTCTTTGACCAAGAAGGAAGTGAATTCCAATGGGTCCACCACCGATCTGGTGATGAATTTCAAGCTTCCCAACAATAAGATCAAGGCGGGCGATACTTCCACGATCTCCCTTCCTGAAGGTTTCGTCTTCAACCGTTCCATCGACTTCGACGTCAAATCGAGTGATGGCAATGTTGTCGCCCACGCCCACATGGATGAGAAGACCGGCAAGCTGACCATGACCTATACCGATTATGTGGAGAAGAACTCCGACATCACCGGTAGGATCGTCGCTTCGGTGAAGGCGGACAAGCAGCACAACACCAACTACACGACCACTCCTTTCAACATCGACGTGAACGGCCACACCGTGAACGCCGGTGAGATCACTTATGGCAAGTGGACCGGCGACAACCCTGAGGAAGTCCTCAGCAAGTGGGCCTCCATCAACGTTACGGACAACACTTTGCAATACTGGGTCCGTATCAACGGCAAGGGGATTGACCTGCATGGGGTGACCATTTCCGATCAGCTCAAGAGCACTGGCATGACCTATGACAAGGACAGTTTCACTTTCATCGAAGGCAAGTTCTTCATCAACAAGGCCGGTGGCCTGGAAATGAATGGTGGCCGTGACGTCACCAGCCGTTACAAGAACGCCATCAAATTCAACGATACGAACACCGCCTTCAGCGTTCCTCTTGGCGACATCGGCACCAACGGTTACTACATCAAGTACACCGTCAAGCTGAACCACACCCCGGTCAATCATGAGGCCTTCGACAACAAGATCAGAATGACTTACCCCGGGCAGACCGAGAAGCATGAGTATACGAACCGCACCACCTGGGAGACCGCTTCCGGCGAGGCCAACGGTTACAACTACTCCATTAAGATCAACAAGAAGGGTGAGGATGGAAAGGCCCTGGCCGGGGCCAAATTCACCGTCACCCGTGATCGTTCCGGCGAGACCGTCGGCACCATGACGACTGACGCCAACGGCGCGGCTTCCCTCGAGAACCTGCTCCGCGACGATTACACCCTCACCGAGACCGAGGCTCCTGCCGGCTACCAGAAGGCCGACCCTGTCAAGGTGACCGCTGACGAGCTGAACAACGAAGCTAAATCCTATTCCGTCTGCATCACCGACCGTGTCACTGACACCTCCGTCAAGGTGGTCAAGAAGTGGGATGACGCCGATAACCAGGACGGTAAGCGTCCTTCCTCCGTCAAGGTGCAGCTTTATGCCGATGGCCAGACTTCCGGCGAACCGGTGGTTTTGAACACCGCCAACGGCTGGAGTCATGAATTCACCGGCCTGAAGGAATACAACCAGGGTCAGAGGATCGTCTACACGGTCAAGGAGGTGGACGCTCCGGAAGGTTATACCGCCACGGTGTCCGGTTCCGCCGCCGACGGCTTCACCATCACCAACAAGCACACGCCCGCGGTGACGAGCCTGTCCGGGTCGAAGACCTGGAACGACAAGGATGATCAGGATGGGAAGCGTCCCGGCTCGATCACGGTGAACCTGCTGGCCGACGGGCGGAAGGTGAAGTCGGTGAAGGCGACCGCCGCCGGCGGGTGGAAGTACTCGTTCGCCGACGTGCCCGTGTACGCCAACGGCCGGAAGATCGTTTACACGGTGAGCGAGGACCTCGTCAAGGGGTACACTCCTTCCGTCAAGGGCTTGGACATCGAGAACTCCTATACTCCCGGCCAGACGAGCGTGTCCGTGGTCAAGAAGTGGGACGACCATGACGACCAGGACGGGTCCCGTCCCGCTTCCGTCCAGGTGCAGCTTTATGCCGATGGTCAGGCCTCCGGCTCTCCGGTGGTGTTGAACGCCGCGAACGAGTGGACCTACCGGTTCACGGGCTTGGCGGTGAACAAGGCAGGCAGGAAGATCGCCTACACGGTCAAGGAGGTGGACGCTGCGCAAGGCTATACCGCCACGGTGTCCGGCTCCGCCGCCGACGGCTTCACCATCACCAACAAGCACACGCCCGTGGTTCCTCCCACCCCGCGCAAGCCGTCCAAGCCGGTGACCCCGCGTCACCCGGTGTTGGCCAAGACGGGCGTGAACGCCATGGTGTTCGCCATCGCCTCCCTGGCCCTCCTGCTGACCGCCGGAGTGGCCCTGAGCCTGCGCCGCCGCCTCCAATAA
- the pulA gene encoding type I pullulanase, with protein MTDKGQTFSLSNDGEAASVQASPDKARGDFAGHRPRSRVYGNGKEAFTARRIREVAENRYQAQLLTEAVHRRFSLAFDKTFAYYGRLGYDYGPASTSFALWAPTAYKVTLCLYDSDEAYAVETDSFLMERTYRGVWRTCVRGDLNGKAYDFRIEFMDGSLTTASDPYARATVANGGRAVILSDPAMRPEDPDWQADKPRAVSLEATRTILGAGRLQDTIMELHIRDFTIAENSGVPEPKRGRFRGVIEPNTHTLDGAPTGLSYLLSQGIHYVQIMPMYDYGSVDELKPHHVFNSQYNWGYDPVNYNVPEGSYSSDPSDPRARVVEMKAMINGLQKTGIRVIMDVVYNHVYDVASHPFERTVPGYFFRTNPDGTASNGTGCGNDVASERLMARKYIVDSVLYWAREYHLDGFRFDLMGNLDIETMNIIRRQLNKIDPTIVVLGEGWNLETSLPAGEHASQRNARKMPGIGFFNDVLRDALKGDTFNQRSLGFVAGRRGEEGVIASEMLGGYYRPHYFTDASQRVQYVEVHDNYTLFDKLKASLPGDTLADLRRRCDLATSMVLLSLGIPEVQVGQCFLRTKGGDGNSYRSPDKVNAVDWERSEEFQSSVDYARGLIAFRRDCPYFRMSDYGQITAHSRIIKQEDGVVALEFFDTRKRYESYVLIFNSNLNPRVVPGVESGVWETVVSDRHVWDYSTMPQRDRLPLKNRLIVNDECRVAPLETLVLRSTYRK; from the coding sequence ATGACTGATAAAGGGCAGACCTTTTCCCTGTCGAATGATGGCGAGGCGGCTTCTGTCCAAGCTTCGCCGGATAAGGCCAGAGGGGACTTCGCAGGCCACAGGCCAAGGTCCCGTGTTTACGGGAACGGCAAAGAGGCTTTCACCGCCCGCCGGATTCGTGAAGTGGCCGAAAACCGTTATCAGGCCCAACTGCTGACCGAAGCCGTACACCGGCGTTTCTCCCTGGCCTTCGACAAGACTTTCGCCTATTACGGCCGCTTGGGCTATGATTACGGCCCGGCCTCCACCTCCTTCGCCCTCTGGGCTCCCACCGCTTACAAAGTCACCCTTTGCCTCTACGACTCGGATGAGGCTTACGCCGTGGAGACGGACTCCTTCCTCATGGAACGTACGTACCGCGGAGTTTGGCGGACCTGCGTCCGCGGAGACCTTAACGGCAAGGCTTACGACTTCCGCATCGAATTCATGGACGGCAGCCTGACGACGGCTTCCGACCCCTATGCGAGGGCCACCGTCGCCAACGGAGGTAGGGCCGTCATTCTCAGCGATCCGGCCATGCGGCCGGAGGATCCGGACTGGCAGGCGGACAAGCCGCGGGCCGTCTCCTTGGAAGCCACCCGGACCATTCTGGGAGCAGGCCGCCTTCAGGATACAATCATGGAGCTGCACATCCGCGACTTCACCATCGCGGAGAACTCCGGGGTCCCTGAGCCTAAACGTGGCCGCTTCCGGGGAGTCATCGAGCCGAATACCCATACCCTGGATGGGGCCCCTACCGGTTTGTCCTACCTGCTCAGCCAGGGCATCCATTACGTGCAGATCATGCCCATGTACGATTACGGGTCCGTGGACGAGCTCAAGCCTCATCACGTTTTCAACAGTCAGTACAACTGGGGGTATGACCCGGTCAACTACAACGTGCCGGAAGGCTCCTATTCCTCCGACCCCTCCGACCCCCGCGCCCGCGTCGTGGAGATGAAGGCCATGATCAACGGCCTGCAGAAGACCGGGATTCGGGTGATCATGGACGTGGTTTACAACCATGTTTATGATGTGGCTTCCCACCCCTTCGAGCGGACCGTCCCCGGCTACTTCTTCCGGACCAATCCTGATGGCACTGCGTCCAATGGGACCGGTTGCGGCAACGACGTGGCCTCCGAACGTCTCATGGCCCGCAAATACATCGTGGATTCCGTCCTCTACTGGGCCCGCGAATACCATCTGGACGGCTTCCGCTTCGACCTCATGGGGAATCTGGATATAGAGACCATGAACATCATCCGTCGCCAGCTGAACAAGATAGACCCCACCATCGTCGTCCTGGGCGAAGGGTGGAATTTGGAGACCAGCCTTCCTGCCGGGGAGCACGCCAGCCAGCGCAATGCCCGTAAGATGCCGGGGATCGGCTTCTTCAATGATGTTTTGCGTGACGCCCTCAAAGGCGATACCTTCAACCAGCGCTCCCTGGGCTTCGTTGCCGGCAGGAGGGGGGAAGAGGGGGTCATCGCCTCCGAGATGCTGGGCGGCTACTATCGGCCCCATTACTTCACCGATGCTTCCCAGCGGGTGCAATACGTGGAAGTGCATGACAACTACACCCTTTTCGATAAGCTCAAGGCCTCCCTGCCCGGGGATACTTTGGCCGATCTGCGCCGCCGCTGCGACCTGGCCACTTCCATGGTCTTGCTGTCACTGGGGATTCCGGAGGTCCAAGTGGGGCAGTGCTTCCTGAGGACCAAAGGTGGGGATGGGAATTCCTACCGTTCGCCGGACAAGGTCAACGCCGTGGACTGGGAGCGGTCCGAAGAGTTCCAAAGTAGTGTGGATTACGCCCGCGGGCTTATCGCCTTCCGGCGCGATTGCCCCTATTTCCGGATGAGTGATTACGGGCAGATCACCGCTCATTCCCGGATCATCAAGCAGGAGGACGGCGTGGTGGCCTTGGAATTCTTCGACACCCGAAAACGGTATGAATCCTATGTGCTGATTTTCAACTCCAACCTGAACCCCCGGGTTGTGCCGGGGGTGGAGTCCGGCGTCTGGGAGACCGTGGTCAGCGACCGGCATGTGTGGGATTATTCGACTATGCCCCAGCGCGATCGTTTGCCTTTGAAGAACCGGTTGATCGTCAACGATGAATGCCGGGTCGCTCCTTTGGAGACCCTGGTTCTGCGGTCTACCTACCGGAAGTAG
- a CDS encoding YggS family pyridoxal phosphate-dependent enzyme: MTSYMNRKDLTETIIPPQRREEISDAVRRAFDSIAQAAEQAGRRPSDVRLLAAVKTRNVGEIMAAVKTGVRLLGENRPQEVMAVASGLAQACREEGLDLGEQVGFHLIGQLQSNKINKILGLVSTVESVDSLELGVKLSSRAVRAGLSLDVFLEVNVSGEEAKSGCRPQEAEDLAFALAQLPNLVVRGLMTVGAHVDDEAQVRSGFAHLRRIREGILSQGEAGLDSCRDLSMGMSGDYPLAIAEGATIVRLGTALFGQRAYR, from the coding sequence ATGACCTCCTACATGAACCGGAAAGACCTGACTGAGACCATCATTCCTCCGCAAAGACGGGAGGAGATTTCCGATGCGGTCCGCCGGGCTTTCGACTCCATCGCCCAAGCGGCCGAACAGGCCGGGCGGCGGCCTTCGGACGTACGGCTACTGGCTGCGGTCAAGACCAGAAATGTGGGAGAAATCATGGCCGCCGTAAAGACCGGGGTCCGTCTGCTGGGGGAGAACCGTCCCCAGGAGGTGATGGCCGTCGCTTCCGGCCTGGCCCAGGCTTGCCGGGAGGAAGGCTTGGACTTGGGCGAGCAGGTGGGCTTCCACTTGATTGGCCAGCTGCAATCCAATAAGATCAACAAGATTCTCGGCTTGGTCAGCACGGTGGAGTCGGTTGATTCCTTGGAACTGGGAGTGAAACTGTCCTCCCGGGCCGTCCGCGCGGGCCTAAGTCTGGATGTCTTCCTGGAAGTGAATGTCTCCGGGGAGGAAGCCAAATCCGGCTGCCGGCCACAGGAGGCGGAAGACCTCGCTTTCGCCCTTGCCCAGCTTCCGAACCTGGTCGTGCGTGGGCTGATGACGGTCGGGGCCCACGTGGACGACGAGGCGCAGGTTCGTTCCGGCTTCGCCCACCTGCGCCGCATCCGGGAGGGAATCCTCAGCCAAGGGGAAGCCGGCCTGGATTCCTGCCGGGACCTGTCCATGGGCATGAGCGGGGATTATCCCCTGGCCATCGCCGAAGGGGCCACCATCGTCCGTCTGGGGACGGCCCTCTTCGGTCAGCGGGCCTATCGGTGA
- a CDS encoding SDR family NAD(P)-dependent oxidoreductase: MTDKGTALITGSYGGLGTCFTDIHAASGGGLILVGRSQRKLEEQAEKVGREYGVQVHTIAADLSDPSAAAMIYDTCKSHGWTVNYLINNVGFGGQGISPGKGPWSRTCP; encoded by the coding sequence ATGACTGATAAAGGGACAGCGCTTATCACCGGCTCTTACGGTGGTCTTGGCACGTGCTTCACTGATATCCACGCCGCAAGTGGCGGCGGTCTCATTCTTGTCGGGCGCAGCCAGCGGAAGCTGGAGGAGCAGGCGGAGAAGGTGGGGAGGGAATACGGCGTGCAGGTTCATACCATCGCCGCTGACCTGTCTGACCCGTCGGCAGCGGCCATGATCTATGACACTTGCAAAAGTCATGGTTGGACCGTGAATTATCTCATCAATAACGTCGGTTTCGGCGGGCAGGGGATTTCGCCCGGGAAAGGACCATGGAGCAGGACATGTCCATGA
- a CDS encoding AEC family transporter: protein MTAFISSLQGFFIIGAVILTGYIAARFRVGGPNAQMVLNRYSFFVANPCLMFTILSREKLGTLFDRTIIVAFFSAMAVGALFLIINALFFHLDAANATVGALNSLYLNSNNIGLPVATYILGRPTLVAPILVMQQALFTPIALTVLDGTTGAKISAKRIATEPLRQPLLIGSLGGIAVSAISGAVGHYIIPNILFQPLHMIGQCAVPMILMAFGMSLHGSQPLSDRRTNKAAVFTVCVLKNIVMPIVAFLLAYAMGFRGRVLYGCVVLAALPAGQNVYNYAVQYDTGTAFARDGVLISTMTAPASIALVALLLG, encoded by the coding sequence GTGACGGCTTTCATCAGCTCGTTGCAAGGGTTTTTCATCATCGGGGCGGTCATTCTCACGGGATACATCGCCGCCCGTTTTCGCGTTGGCGGGCCAAACGCCCAGATGGTGCTGAACAGATACAGCTTTTTCGTAGCTAATCCCTGTCTTATGTTCACGATTCTATCCAGGGAGAAGTTGGGGACCCTTTTCGATAGAACCATTATCGTCGCTTTTTTCTCCGCTATGGCCGTCGGAGCGCTTTTTCTTATCATCAATGCGCTCTTTTTCCACCTCGACGCCGCCAATGCGACCGTAGGAGCTTTGAATTCCCTCTATTTGAATTCCAACAATATCGGTCTGCCTGTGGCGACCTATATTCTAGGCAGGCCGACTCTCGTGGCCCCTATCCTGGTCATGCAACAGGCCCTCTTCACCCCCATCGCCCTGACAGTATTGGATGGGACCACAGGGGCTAAGATCTCCGCCAAGCGCATAGCCACGGAGCCCTTGCGGCAACCCTTGTTGATCGGTTCCCTGGGGGGCATCGCGGTCTCCGCCATCTCCGGAGCGGTCGGACACTACATCATCCCGAATATACTCTTCCAACCTCTTCACATGATCGGACAATGCGCCGTTCCCATGATTCTTATGGCATTCGGCATGTCATTGCATGGCAGCCAACCCTTGAGCGACAGACGAACGAACAAGGCCGCCGTCTTCACCGTTTGCGTGTTGAAAAACATCGTCATGCCGATTGTGGCTTTCCTCCTTGCCTATGCCATGGGTTTTAGGGGCCGTGTCCTTTACGGCTGCGTTGTCCTTGCCGCCTTGCCCGCCGGGCAGAACGTCTATAATTACGCCGTTCAATACGATACAGGGACTGCCTTCGCTCGGGATGGGGTCCTGATATCCACAATGACCGCTCCTGCCAGCATCGCTTTGGTAGCTTTGCTGTTAGGATAG
- a CDS encoding MIP/aquaporin family protein — translation MEYSLWMRVLAECIGTAMLVLFGCGSIAAANLKGSKAKGAGWLNVSLGFGVAIGLPVMIFGGVSGAHLNPAITLALAVYGQFKWAEVLPYILGQLVGAFIGAAVVYFMYYPYFRKEEDPATIFGVFATNDANESKLNYFVSEFFATMMLVLGIFGSLNMAGKTSKAAGFIMIVALVAALIAAMGGPTGAAMNPARDLMPRLFHQMVPIAHKGGSRWGEAWIPVIAPICGAICGYGIYFLFAR, via the coding sequence ATGGAATACAGTTTGTGGATGCGCGTGCTCGCCGAATGCATCGGCACCGCCATGCTCGTTCTTTTCGGATGCGGCTCCATCGCCGCGGCTAATCTCAAGGGCTCCAAGGCCAAAGGGGCCGGCTGGCTCAACGTGTCCCTAGGCTTCGGCGTGGCCATCGGCCTGCCTGTGATGATCTTCGGCGGCGTCTCCGGGGCTCACCTGAACCCCGCCATCACCCTGGCCCTGGCCGTGTATGGCCAGTTCAAGTGGGCCGAAGTCCTGCCTTACATCCTGGGTCAACTGGTCGGGGCCTTCATCGGCGCCGCCGTGGTTTACTTCATGTACTACCCCTATTTCCGGAAGGAAGAGGACCCGGCGACCATCTTCGGCGTTTTCGCCACCAATGACGCCAATGAATCCAAGCTCAACTATTTCGTGAGCGAGTTCTTCGCCACCATGATGCTGGTCCTGGGCATCTTCGGCTCCCTCAACATGGCCGGCAAGACATCCAAGGCCGCCGGTTTCATCATGATCGTGGCCCTGGTCGCGGCTTTGATCGCCGCCATGGGCGGTCCGACCGGCGCCGCCATGAATCCGGCCCGCGACCTGATGCCCCGTCTTTTCCACCAGATGGTCCCCATCGCCCACAAGGGCGGTTCCCGCTGGGGTGAGGCTTGGATTCCGGTCATCGCCCCGATTTGCGGCGCCATCTGCGGCTATGGCATCTACTTCCTCTTCGCCCGGTAA